In Arthrobacter citreus, a single genomic region encodes these proteins:
- a CDS encoding S8 family serine peptidase, whose product MKKKLKKKNVIKNITALTLGVGLVTSSFSASYFNSSSKVHATTLSNAETILAKLTTEQRQALAKINTEDQTGLFLNPDINLDKSDKVSVIVQFNQKPHKVAVLEAALKGDNLSDENARSLVDSDHETFKNDLNKLIKVEKSNSSSFKINREYKNAFNGVAMQVPANQIKTLLNSKAVKAIYSNDQVHVEQPVSEASPSTEASGQGMAAENAYLNINKLHDEGYTGKGVKVAVLDTGVDYNHPDITGAYKGYRAQPGVDPKSIDINSVKGWDFVDNDADPMETTYADWVKAGKPGDSDGADYYTEHGTHVSGTIIGQGKNNSEYATNGIAPGADLYVYRVLGPGGSGSFDGIIAGIEKAVTDGMDIMNLSLGANYNDPMYPTSIAINNAVLNGVTAVIAAGNAGNGMYTVGSPGNASLALTVGASDVPNVISTMKGKIDNSVFDLRLMAKGFSDNIASLQGQSFQITSVGTGQSYEYSGSNKRVDGKIVLIQRGTNTINDKVLQAKEHGAAAILIYNNNPTEGHLQVNLGEGTDFIPAFSLTNADGLSLVQKVSSGNAQISFSDLGQMTTGGDNLADFSSRGPSRITYEIKPEVTAPGVSVLSTVPGFLHDHENPNNYQYAYERLSGTSMATPATAGIAALLLQAKPDLQPEDVKAILMNTADPLSKPYSVFEVGAGRVDPYKAIHSTIELKVEEKTPTIVNNKVKQMKIDTAALSYGNIVYSGKDIVDTRSVTLLNRGEKAKTFNVSVKFQTNIRGSKDAAKNGVTVDTSSTVTLKGISQKKTNVSLTIPKTAEKGIYEGYVVYTNKDNPSETYKIPFGVHYVEQGFESMSNDRQSVTTSLGAGTLKERRMFTTVTLKSHMRYIDVIVSDAKTGEDLGVIGTVDGIGKDEGVPISMILWSGYYYPFTNDANNPISSKSYAPKDGQYKLKLIGYDDNGKTYTISQDFFVDNQMPKYDIHVDGEKEGNPFIEYKPDQQLIGMTASISDKNVDVRKTAGFIADQSQNQIWYYYNGLYPTAKLELDKDGNAIDKIAMLPSQDYLPVLFEGIDEATNSAGQKQYIFIKDSTSYVYGQPTGPTRLNRVISHPGDTVKITLSANNLNKVMKANYNFTTTDSDTNIVDISLNPEAEKLGGTLAFNATKPSSTTTKSDVNVTFDGSKVVSGDIPMVDVTLKITNSNQSYFTYSSSFNKVSSTFTSVDNVVSKPLTYVAPIVILQDFSRVVGYIQPEGLFDSTNQVDSSKDATKIGAKVTAIDSNGKNYVGTMEASGQFTLDGLAVTKDDFTIIQDIPGHFTTYGHFNVYNTIDETIYGNATRIGTETVDKALAGDINKDNVIDIMDAIAIQTYWGTNKRSADINFDGKVDAKDLAFVEKNYLMQNSTIANPPKPAKKYKGETLDSIKNELGLQ is encoded by the coding sequence ATGAAAAAGAAGTTAAAGAAAAAGAATGTTATTAAGAATATTACTGCGCTTACTCTAGGAGTAGGACTAGTTACAAGTAGTTTTTCAGCTTCATATTTTAACTCATCATCCAAGGTGCATGCTACTACTCTATCAAATGCAGAAACGATTTTAGCTAAACTAACAACAGAACAGAGACAAGCATTGGCAAAAATTAATACTGAAGATCAAACGGGGTTATTTTTAAATCCAGATATTAATTTAGATAAATCTGATAAAGTGTCAGTCATTGTTCAATTTAATCAAAAGCCTCATAAAGTCGCAGTTTTAGAAGCCGCATTAAAAGGTGATAACTTATCCGATGAAAATGCAAGAAGTTTAGTTGATTCAGATCATGAAACATTCAAAAATGACTTAAATAAATTGATTAAAGTTGAAAAAAGTAATTCCTCTTCATTTAAGATTAATCGTGAATATAAAAATGCTTTTAACGGTGTTGCAATGCAAGTTCCAGCAAATCAGATTAAAACATTACTTAATTCAAAAGCTGTCAAAGCAATTTACAGTAATGATCAAGTTCATGTAGAGCAACCTGTAAGTGAAGCTAGCCCTTCTACTGAGGCTAGTGGACAAGGTATGGCTGCAGAAAATGCATATTTGAATATTAATAAATTACATGATGAAGGTTATACAGGGAAAGGTGTGAAAGTCGCGGTCCTTGATACAGGAGTTGATTATAATCATCCTGACATTACGGGTGCTTATAAAGGTTACCGAGCTCAGCCTGGTGTTGATCCAAAATCTATCGATATAAACTCAGTAAAAGGTTGGGATTTTGTCGATAATGATGCCGATCCAATGGAAACAACATATGCAGATTGGGTAAAAGCAGGAAAACCTGGAGATTCTGATGGTGCGGATTATTATACTGAACATGGAACTCATGTTTCTGGGACAATTATTGGACAAGGTAAAAATAATAGTGAATATGCAACAAATGGTATTGCTCCGGGTGCTGACCTTTATGTGTATCGTGTGTTAGGACCGGGTGGTAGTGGTTCATTTGATGGTATCATAGCGGGAATTGAAAAAGCTGTAACAGATGGAATGGACATTATGAACTTATCACTAGGTGCAAATTATAATGATCCGATGTACCCAACAAGTATTGCGATTAATAATGCAGTATTAAACGGTGTAACGGCGGTAATCGCAGCTGGTAATGCTGGTAATGGGATGTATACAGTTGGCTCACCTGGTAATGCTTCATTAGCATTAACGGTTGGAGCAAGCGATGTTCCAAATGTTATTTCTACTATGAAAGGTAAGATTGATAATTCTGTTTTTGACCTAAGACTTATGGCTAAAGGTTTTAGTGATAATATCGCTTCATTACAAGGACAATCATTCCAAATTACAAGTGTCGGAACTGGTCAATCATATGAGTACTCTGGTTCAAATAAGCGAGTAGATGGAAAAATCGTACTCATTCAAAGAGGTACAAATACGATTAATGATAAAGTTTTACAAGCAAAAGAGCATGGAGCAGCTGCGATTCTTATTTACAATAACAATCCAACGGAGGGGCATCTCCAAGTAAATTTAGGTGAGGGTACTGATTTCATCCCAGCATTTTCTTTAACAAATGCTGATGGTCTATCATTAGTTCAAAAAGTATCGTCAGGAAATGCTCAAATTTCGTTTAGTGATTTAGGACAAATGACAACCGGTGGTGATAATTTAGCAGATTTTAGCTCACGTGGACCATCCCGTATAACATATGAGATTAAACCAGAAGTTACTGCACCTGGTGTAAGTGTTTTATCAACAGTTCCAGGATTTCTTCATGACCATGAGAATCCGAATAATTATCAATATGCATACGAGCGTTTGAGTGGTACTTCAATGGCCACACCGGCAACGGCAGGTATTGCGGCACTATTACTTCAAGCAAAACCGGATTTACAACCGGAAGATGTGAAAGCCATTTTAATGAATACGGCCGATCCATTAAGTAAGCCATATAGTGTATTCGAAGTTGGTGCCGGTCGAGTTGATCCTTATAAAGCTATTCATTCAACTATTGAATTGAAAGTTGAAGAAAAAACGCCAACTATCGTTAATAATAAAGTAAAACAAATGAAAATAGATACTGCAGCATTAAGCTATGGAAATATCGTATATAGTGGAAAAGATATTGTTGATACACGCTCTGTTACATTACTAAACAGAGGAGAAAAGGCAAAAACATTTAATGTAAGTGTTAAATTCCAAACTAATATAAGAGGATCTAAGGATGCGGCTAAAAATGGAGTAACAGTCGATACAAGTTCTACGGTTACATTAAAGGGAATCAGTCAAAAGAAAACAAATGTATCACTTACGATTCCAAAAACAGCTGAAAAGGGAATTTATGAGGGATATGTTGTGTATACAAATAAGGACAATCCTAGTGAAACGTATAAAATCCCTTTCGGTGTTCACTATGTAGAGCAAGGTTTCGAAAGTATGAGTAATGATCGACAATCAGTTACTACATCTTTAGGAGCAGGTACTCTTAAGGAAAGACGAATGTTTACAACTGTTACATTAAAATCTCATATGAGGTATATTGATGTCATTGTTTCTGATGCAAAAACGGGTGAAGATTTAGGTGTAATTGGGACAGTTGATGGTATTGGAAAAGACGAAGGTGTACCTATTTCAATGATCTTATGGTCAGGATATTATTACCCGTTTACGAACGATGCGAATAATCCTATTTCATCAAAATCTTATGCACCAAAAGATGGTCAATATAAGCTAAAGCTGATTGGATATGATGATAATGGCAAAACATATACGATTTCACAAGATTTCTTCGTAGACAATCAAATGCCAAAATATGATATTCATGTTGACGGTGAAAAAGAAGGTAATCCATTTATTGAGTATAAACCAGATCAGCAGTTAATAGGTATGACAGCGTCCATTTCAGATAAAAATGTCGATGTAAGAAAAACAGCAGGATTTATTGCCGACCAATCACAAAATCAAATTTGGTATTACTATAATGGACTTTACCCAACAGCAAAACTAGAATTGGATAAGGATGGAAATGCTATAGATAAAATTGCGATGTTACCGTCTCAAGACTATTTACCTGTGCTGTTTGAAGGAATTGATGAAGCGACAAATAGTGCAGGTCAAAAGCAATATATTTTTATTAAAGATAGTACGTCTTATGTTTACGGTCAACCAACAGGCCCAACAAGATTAAATCGAGTGATATCACATCCTGGTGACACTGTGAAAATAACACTATCTGCTAATAATTTAAATAAAGTGATGAAAGCAAATTACAATTTTACAACAACTGATAGTGACACAAATATTGTTGATATTTCACTTAATCCAGAGGCGGAAAAGTTAGGCGGTACATTAGCTTTTAATGCTACTAAACCATCAAGTACAACGACTAAATCAGATGTAAATGTTACATTTGATGGCAGTAAAGTTGTGTCTGGTGACATTCCAATGGTTGATGTAACACTTAAAATAACAAATTCAAATCAATCGTATTTTACTTATAGCTCAAGCTTTAACAAAGTGTCTTCAACATTTACAAGTGTAGATAACGTCGTATCGAAACCACTTACTTATGTTGCTCCAATTGTGATTCTTCAAGATTTTTCACGAGTAGTTGGATATATCCAACCTGAAGGATTATTTGATTCGACTAATCAAGTTGATTCGTCGAAGGATGCAACGAAAATAGGTGCAAAAGTAACCGCGATTGATAGCAATGGAAAGAACTATGTAGGAACCATGGAAGCAAGTGGTCAGTTTACATTAGATGGACTGGCTGTTACAAAAGATGATTTTACAATCATTCAGGATATACCTGGTCACTTTACAACGTATGGCCATTTCAATGTTTACAACACAATCGATGAGACAATCTATGGAAATGCTACTAGAATAGGAACGGAAACAGTTGATAAAGCATTAGCTGGAGATATAAATAAAGATAATGTCATAGATATAATGGATGCGATTGCAATCCAAACTTACTGGGGTACAAATAAACGAAGTGCAGATATTAACTTTGATGGAAAAGTAGATGCAAAAGACTTAGCATTTGTTGAAAAAAATTACTTAATGCAAAACTCAACAATTGCTAATCCACCTAAGCCTGCTAAAAAATATAAAGGTGAAACTTTAGACAGTATTAAAAATGAATTAGGATTACAATAA
- a CDS encoding S8 family serine peptidase: protein MEKKLKQQKIIKNATALTLGLGLVTSSFSASYFNSPSKVHATTLSNAETILAKLSPEQRQALAKINTEDQSGLFLSPDVNLEKSENVSIIVQFNQKPHKVAVLDAALKGDSLSDADAKKLVDSDHTTFKNDLNTILKTEKNDSASIKIKREFKNTFNGVSMQIPANKIKSLLKSKAVKAIYSNTQVHVEQPVSEATPSTEAVGKGMAAENSFLNINKLHDEGYTGKGVKVAVIDTGVDYNHPDITAAYKGYRAQPGVDPKSIDINSVKGWDFIDNDADPMETTYADWVKAGKPGSADGADYYTEHGTHVSGTIIGQGTNNSDYATNGIAPDADLYVYRVLGPGGSGANDGIIAAIEKAVTDGMDIMNLSLGANYNDPLSPTSIAINNAVLNGVTAVVAAGNAGNGMYTLGNPGNASLALTVGASDVPDQIATMKGRLDNTISDLRLMAKGFADKVETLQGIQYPIVNIGLGTSSEYTGSNKSVAGKVVLIQRGNTTINDKILQAKNRGAVAVIIYNNNPAEGHLPFNLGESTDFIPAFSLTNADGLALAQKISTGSTQFSFSDLGQLTTGGDNLADFSSRGPARITYEIKPEITAPGVSVLSTVPGFVHDHANPANYQYAYERMSGTSMATPATAGIAALLLQAKPDLQPEDVKAILMNTADPLSKPYSVFEVGAGRVDPYKAIHSSIEIKVEEKTPTIINNKEKQIRIDTAALSYGNKAYNGSDINDTRTVTLLNRGEKSKTFNVSVNFQNSLRGSKDAVKNGVTVDTNPTVTLKGISQKKTNVTLTIPKSAEKGIYEGYVVYTNKDNSNETYKIPFGVHYVEQGFESMSNGQQSVSTSLELNQFKNRAMRTTMALKSHMRFIDVVVANAKTGEDLGVVGTLDGIPLNEGVSYTGVLWQGYYYPFTNDTNNPISAKAYAPDEGKYKLKLIGYDDNGKSYTISQDFFVDNQMPKYDVHIDGEKEGNPFIEYKPDQQFIDMTASIYDKNVEVRNAAGFMADQSQNHIWYYYNDIYPTAEMKVDKDGNVKDQIAMLPSRDFLSVMFEGIDEATNDAGQKQYIFIKDSVPYVYGQPNDPTRLNAVLKHPGETVKITLSANNLNNVMKTNYNFTTNNGDTNIVDISLNPEAKKLGGTLSVTSTNPTNTTTKSDVNVTFDGSNGVSGDLPMVDVTLKLTNSNQTNFSYNSSFNNVKTTFTSVDNKVTRPLTYIAPIGIMQDYSKVQGYIHPDGLKGADGLLDKTKDFTTVGGKMTVIDSKGKKYEGTIDKIGQFFVSGLPVTKDDFTIVQDIPGHFTTYDDFKNAYSSVDDTIYGTSKYLGTEVVDNATAGDVNKDNVIDINDALAIQTYWGTNKRSADINFDGTVDAKDFAFVEENYLMQNSTVVNPPKPVKKSKGKTIESIKNELGIQ from the coding sequence ATGGAAAAGAAGTTAAAGCAACAGAAAATCATTAAGAATGCAACTGCTCTTACTTTAGGTTTAGGGCTTGTTACAAGTAGTTTTTCAGCTTCGTATTTTAATTCTCCATCTAAAGTTCATGCAACTACTCTATCAAACGCTGAAACAATTTTAGCTAAATTATCACCAGAGCAAAGACAGGCTTTGGCAAAAATTAATACTGAAGATCAATCAGGATTATTTTTAAGCCCAGATGTCAATTTAGAGAAATCAGAGAATGTCTCAATCATTGTACAGTTTAATCAAAAACCTCATAAAGTCGCTGTTTTAGACGCAGCATTAAAAGGTGATAGTTTATCTGACGCTGATGCAAAAAAATTAGTAGATTCAGATCATACTACATTCAAAAATGACTTGAATACGATCTTGAAAACTGAAAAAAATGATTCGGCTTCAATTAAGATAAAACGTGAATTCAAAAACACCTTTAACGGTGTATCAATGCAAATTCCTGCAAATAAAATTAAAAGTTTATTGAAATCAAAAGCAGTCAAAGCAATTTACAGTAATACTCAAGTACATGTAGAACAGCCAGTGAGTGAGGCGACACCATCAACTGAAGCCGTAGGAAAAGGGATGGCTGCAGAAAATTCATTCTTGAATATTAATAAGTTACATGATGAAGGCTACACAGGTAAAGGCGTAAAAGTGGCTGTTATTGATACAGGGGTTGACTATAACCATCCAGATATAACTGCTGCGTATAAAGGTTATCGTGCTCAGCCGGGTGTTGATCCAAAATCAATCGATATAAATTCAGTAAAAGGTTGGGATTTTATCGATAATGATGCAGATCCGATGGAAACAACGTATGCAGATTGGGTAAAAGCAGGAAAACCCGGTTCAGCTGATGGAGCAGATTATTATACAGAACACGGAACGCACGTTTCCGGAACAATTATTGGACAAGGTACAAACAATAGTGACTATGCAACGAATGGTATTGCTCCAGATGCTGATCTATATGTTTATCGTGTTTTAGGTCCTGGAGGTAGTGGAGCAAATGATGGCATTATTGCTGCAATAGAAAAAGCAGTAACTGACGGAATGGACATTATGAATCTTTCATTAGGAGCAAATTATAATGATCCATTGTCTCCAACAAGTATTGCAATTAATAATGCAGTATTAAACGGAGTAACGGCTGTAGTAGCAGCTGGGAATGCGGGCAATGGGATGTACACTCTTGGAAACCCTGGCAACGCTTCGTTAGCCTTAACAGTTGGAGCAAGTGATGTTCCGGATCAAATTGCAACAATGAAAGGTAGGCTTGATAATACAATTTCTGATCTGCGACTGATGGCAAAAGGATTTGCTGATAAAGTTGAGACGTTACAAGGAATTCAATATCCAATCGTTAATATTGGATTAGGAACATCAAGTGAATATACAGGTAGCAATAAAAGCGTTGCAGGCAAAGTCGTTCTAATACAACGTGGGAATACTACGATTAACGATAAAATTTTACAAGCAAAAAATCGTGGTGCTGTCGCTGTAATCATTTACAATAACAATCCGGCTGAAGGACATCTTCCGTTTAATTTAGGTGAGAGTACTGATTTTATCCCAGCCTTCTCATTAACGAATGCAGATGGACTAGCACTAGCACAAAAAATATCGACAGGCAGTACGCAGTTTTCGTTTAGTGATTTAGGTCAATTGACAACCGGGGGGGATAACCTGGCTGATTTCAGTTCAAGAGGACCAGCTCGGATCACATATGAAATTAAACCTGAAATTACAGCACCAGGCGTAAGTGTTTTATCAACTGTACCAGGATTTGTACATGACCATGCTAATCCAGCAAATTATCAATATGCGTATGAACGAATGAGTGGCACTTCGATGGCAACACCAGCGACTGCAGGAATTGCTGCATTATTACTTCAAGCAAAACCTGATTTACAGCCTGAAGATGTAAAGGCGATTTTAATGAATACAGCAGATCCTTTAAGTAAGCCATATAGCGTATTTGAAGTTGGTGCAGGCCGAGTAGATCCTTATAAAGCAATCCACTCAAGCATCGAAATTAAAGTCGAAGAAAAAACGCCGACAATCATTAACAACAAAGAAAAACAAATACGAATTGATACGGCAGCATTAAGCTATGGAAATAAAGCTTACAACGGATCAGATATTAATGATACTCGCACTGTAACTTTATTAAATAGAGGAGAAAAGTCAAAAACATTTAACGTTAGTGTTAATTTCCAAAATAGTTTAAGAGGATCAAAGGATGCAGTAAAAAATGGGGTAACCGTGGATACGAATCCAACCGTTACATTAAAAGGAATTAGTCAAAAGAAAACAAATGTAACACTTACGATTCCAAAATCAGCTGAAAAAGGCATCTACGAAGGATATGTTGTTTATACAAATAAAGACAACTCTAATGAAACTTATAAAATTCCTTTCGGTGTTCATTATGTAGAACAAGGGTTTGAAAGTATGAGTAATGGTCAGCAATCAGTTTCAACATCATTAGAACTAAATCAGTTCAAAAATAGAGCAATGCGTACAACCATGGCATTAAAATCACATATGAGATTTATTGATGTGGTTGTTGCAAATGCAAAAACTGGTGAGGATTTAGGTGTAGTTGGAACACTTGATGGAATACCATTAAATGAAGGGGTGTCATATACAGGGGTATTATGGCAAGGATATTATTACCCATTTACAAACGATACAAATAATCCGATTTCAGCGAAAGCATACGCACCAGATGAAGGTAAATACAAGCTTAAATTGATTGGGTACGATGATAATGGGAAATCATATACAATTTCACAAGACTTCTTTGTCGACAACCAAATGCCAAAATATGATGTTCATATTGATGGAGAAAAAGAAGGTAATCCATTTATTGAATATAAACCAGATCAGCAGTTTATAGATATGACAGCATCAATATATGACAAAAATGTCGAAGTTAGGAATGCAGCTGGTTTTATGGCGGATCAATCCCAAAATCACATTTGGTACTACTATAACGACATCTATCCTACAGCGGAAATGAAAGTAGACAAAGATGGAAATGTAAAAGATCAAATTGCGATGTTACCTTCTCGGGATTTTCTATCTGTCATGTTTGAAGGGATCGATGAAGCAACAAATGACGCTGGTCAAAAACAGTACATCTTTATCAAAGATAGTGTACCTTATGTTTACGGCCAACCAAATGATCCAACAAGACTAAATGCTGTTTTGAAACATCCTGGTGAAACAGTAAAAATAACACTTTCTGCAAATAATTTAAATAATGTAATGAAAACTAATTACAATTTTACAACAAATAATGGAGACACAAATATAGTTGACATTTCTCTAAATCCTGAAGCAAAAAAATTAGGTGGAACTTTATCTGTTACTTCTACAAATCCAACAAATACAACGACTAAATCAGATGTTAATGTTACATTTGACGGTAGTAATGGAGTGTCGGGTGATCTTCCAATGGTCGATGTAACGCTTAAACTAACTAACTCAAATCAAACTAATTTTTCTTATAACTCTAGCTTTAACAACGTTAAGACAACATTCACAAGTGTAGATAATAAAGTTACAAGACCACTAACTTATATTGCTCCAATTGGTATTATGCAGGACTATTCAAAAGTACAAGGATATATACATCCTGATGGATTAAAAGGTGCTGATGGCTTATTGGATAAAACGAAGGACTTCACAACAGTTGGCGGAAAAATGACTGTTATTGATAGTAAAGGAAAGAAATATGAAGGAACGATCGATAAAATTGGACAGTTTTTCGTGTCTGGATTGCCTGTTACAAAAGATGACTTTACAATCGTTCAAGACATTCCAGGTCACTTTACAACGTATGACGATTTTAAAAATGCATACAGTTCAGTAGACGATACAATTTATGGTACTAGTAAATATCTTGGAACTGAAGTAGTCGATAATGCTACTGCTGGAGATGTAAATAAAGATAATGTCATCGATATCAATGACGCTTTAGCTATTCAAACGTATTGGGGAACGAATAAACGAAGTGCGGATATTAACTTTGATGGAACAGTTGATGCGAAAGATTTTGCGTTTGTTGAAGAAAATTACTTAATGCAGAATTCAACAGTTGTAAATCCACCAAAACCTGTCAAAAAGTCAAAAGGGAAAACAATTGAATCGATAAAAAATGAATTAGGTATTCAATAA
- a CDS encoding LysR family transcriptional regulator — MNIEQLRYIVEIAKVESITKAAKNLHVSASAVSQSILQLEKNINLKLFIRLKAKTIPSEEGKVVIDLASKVLEQLGKLEESIMIQNKSVKNELKIVCVPGITYIVSDSILKFKKDYPDIDVHVQEIDPTEILSIIKTDHPDIALLPATEQTLIKESDILFEWLCSTQLCIIVGKTSPLYHYDFVTPEDIINEQLVIYKMNSYVDFHRLIFNKNKFLFISSNSDNLRTVVKSGMAIALVRNITLKNHPDVLDGSIKKIPLKTESTYISNEFWAVCLREKQFSNSATNFITYLKNNLK, encoded by the coding sequence ATGAATATAGAACAACTAAGGTATATTGTGGAAATTGCAAAAGTAGAATCAATTACAAAAGCTGCAAAAAACCTTCATGTATCTGCGTCAGCAGTTAGTCAATCCATACTCCAATTGGAAAAAAACATAAATCTCAAATTATTCATTCGCTTAAAGGCGAAAACAATTCCATCTGAAGAAGGAAAAGTCGTTATTGACCTTGCTAGTAAAGTATTAGAACAACTGGGGAAGTTAGAAGAAAGCATTATGATTCAAAATAAGTCAGTAAAAAATGAGCTGAAAATAGTTTGTGTTCCAGGTATCACTTATATCGTTTCTGATTCTATTTTAAAATTCAAAAAAGACTATCCAGATATTGATGTGCATGTTCAAGAAATTGACCCTACAGAGATTTTAAGTATTATAAAAACTGACCATCCAGATATTGCATTATTGCCCGCGACTGAGCAAACTCTTATAAAGGAATCTGATATATTGTTTGAATGGTTATGTAGTACCCAACTTTGTATTATTGTCGGAAAAACATCACCATTATATCATTATGACTTCGTTACGCCTGAAGATATAATAAACGAACAGCTAGTTATTTATAAAATGAATTCATATGTTGATTTTCACCGCTTAATTTTTAACAAAAACAAGTTCTTATTCATTTCTAGTAATTCAGATAATCTTAGAACAGTAGTGAAAAGCGGCATGGCTATTGCACTCGTACGAAATATAACATTGAAAAATCATCCAGATGTGCTAGATGGTTCCATCAAAAAAATTCCTTTAAAAACCGAATCGACCTATATTAGTAACGAGTTTTGGGCAGTTTGTTTAAGAGAAAAACAATTTTCCAACTCTGCTACCAATTTTATTACTTATCTAAAAAATAATTTAAAATAA